One Panicum virgatum strain AP13 chromosome 3N, P.virgatum_v5, whole genome shotgun sequence DNA segment encodes these proteins:
- the LOC120665470 gene encoding isopentenyl-diphosphate Delta-isomerase I-like — MAVAPAARPTFALLASASASLGAGRRACARLAVSSSSSAGPALPRLRGRRAFAAAAGGAVMGKAGPGSVEADAGMDAVQRRLMFEDECILVDEQDKVVGHESKYNCHLMEKIENGHALHRAFSVFLFNSKYELLLQQRSATKVTFPLVWTNTCCSHPLYRESELIEENCAGVRNAAQRKLFDELGIVADELPLDEFIPLGRMLYKAPSDGKWGEHELDYLLFMVRDVKLNPNPEEVADVRYMNRDQLKELLRKADAGEDGVKLSPWFRLVVDNFLMGWWDHVEQGTLEEAADMKTIHKL; from the exons ATGGCAGTGGCACCGGCGGCGCGTCCCACCTTCGCGCTCCTCGCCTCCGCCTCGGCGTCGCTCGGGGCCGGGCGCCGCGCGTGCGCTCGCCTggccgtctcctcctcctcctcggcggggCCGGCGCTCCCCAGGCTCCGCGGGCGCCGCGcgttcgccgccgcggccgggggcGCCGTGATGGGGAAGGCCGGACCCGGCTCCGTCGAAGCCGACGCGGGGATGGACGCCGTGCAGCGGCGGCTCATGTTCGAGGACGA GTGCATTTTAGTTGATGAACAGGACAAGGTCGTTGGCCACGAGTCCAAGTATAACT GCCATCTCATGGAAAAGATAGAAAATGGACATGCCCTACACAGAGCTTTCAGTGTTTTCCTTTTCAACTCCAAATATGAGTTGCTACTTCAG CAAAGGTCTGCaacaaaagtgacatttccaCTTGTATGGACAAATACTTGTTGTAGCCATCCTCTCTACCGTGAGTCAGAGTTGATTGAGGAAAATTGTGCAG GGGTGAGAAATGCAGCCCAGCGCAAGCTATTTGATGAATTGGGAATAGTGGCTGATGAATTACCGCTCGACGAGTTCATTCCTCTCGGGAGGATGCTTTATAAGGCTCCTTCAGATGGAAAATGGGGCGAACATGAGT TGGATTACCTGCTGTTCATGGTTCGTGACGTGAAGCTCAACCCAAATCCTGAAGAAGTTGCGGACGTCAGGTACATGAACCGGGATCAGCTGAAGGAGCTGCTGAGGAAAGCAGATGCTGGGGAGGATGGTGTTAAGCTGTCCCCTTGGTTCAGGCTGGTGGTGGATAACTTCCTTATGGGCTGGTGGGATCATGTTGAGCAAGGGACCCTCGAGGAGGCCGCTGACATGAAAACCATCCATAAGTTGTAG
- the LOC120665471 gene encoding tubulin beta-2 chain-like: protein MREILHIQGGQCGNQIGSKFWEVVCDEHGIDPTGRYVGTSDLQLERANVYYSEASCGRYVPRAVLMDLEPGTMDAVRTGPYGQIFRPDNFVFGQSGAGNNWAKGHYTEGAELIDSVLDVVRKEAENCDCLQGFQVCHSLGGGTGSGMGTLLISKIREEFPDRMMLTFSVFPSPKVSDTVVEPYNATLSVHQLVENADECMVLDNEALYDICFRTLKLTTPSFGDLNHLISATMSGVTCCLRFPGQLNSDLRKLAVNLIPFPRLHFFMVGFAPLTSRGSQQYRSLTVPELTQQMWDSKNMMCAADPRHGRYLTASAMFRGKMSTKEVDEQMINVQNKSSSYFVEWIPNNVKSSVCDIAPRGLSMSSTFVGNSTSIQEMFRRVSEQFTAMFRRKAFLHWYTGEGMDEMEFTEAECNMNDLVSEYQQYQDATADEEADYEDEEAAAAAE, encoded by the exons ATGAGGGAGATCCTGCACATCCAGGGCGGGCAGTGCGGGAACCAGATCGGCTCCAAGTTCTGGGAGGTGGTGTGCGACGAGCACGGCATCGACCCGACGGGGCGGTACGTGGGGACGTCGGACCTGCAGCTGGAGCGCGCCAACGTCTACTACAGCGAGGCGTCGTGCGGCCGCTACGTGCCGCGCGCCGTGCTCATGGACCTGGAGCCCGGCACCATGGACGCCGTCCGCACGGGGCCCTACGGCCAGATCTTCCGCCCCGACAACTTCGTCTTCGGCCAGTCCGGCGCCGGCAACAACTGGGCCAAGGGCCACTACACCGAGGGCGCTGAGCTCATCGACTCCGTCCTCGACGTCGTCCGCAAGGAGGCCGAGAACTGCGACTGCCTCCAGG GTTTCCAGGTCTGCCACTCACTGGGCGGAGGCACGGGCTCCGGCATGGGCACCCTGCTCATCTCCAAGATCAGGGAGGAGTTCCCGGACCGGATGATGCTGACCTTCTCCGTCTTCCCGTCCCCCAAAGTGTCTGACACGGTGGTCGAGCCCTACAACGCCACGCTCTCGGTCCACCAGCTCGTGGAGAACGCCGACGAGTGCATGGTGCTGGACAACGAGGCGCTTTACGACATCTGCTTCCGCACACTGAAGCTAACCACTCCTAGCT TTGGTGATCTGAACCACCTGATCAGTGCCACCATGAGTGGTGTCACCTGCTGCCTTCGCTTCCCAGGGCAGCTGAACTCCGATCTCCGCAAGCTTGCTGTCAACCTGATCCCCTTCCCGCGCCTGCACTTCTTCATGGTTGGCTTCGCGCCACTCACCTCGCGTGGCTCCCAGCAGTACCGCTCCCTCACCGTCCCCGAGCTGACCCAACAGATGTGGGACTCCAAGAACATGATGTGCGCTGCGGACCCACGCCACGGCCGCTACCTTACTGCCTCCGCCATGTTCCGGGGCAAGATGAGCACCAAGGAGGTGGACGAGCAGATGATCAATGTCCAGAATAAGAGCTCATCCTACTTCGTGGAATGGATCCCTAACAACGTCAAGTCGAGCGTGTGCGACATCGCTCCGCGTGGCCTCTCCATGTCCTCCACCTTTGTTGGCAACTCCACCTCGATCCAGGAGATGTTCCGGCGGGTGAGCGAGCAGTTCACGGCCATGTTCAGGAGGAAGGCCTTCTTGCATTGGTACACTGGTGAGGGCATGGACGAGATGGAGTTTACCGAGGCGGAGTGCAACATGAACGACCTTGTCTCCGAGTACCAGCAGTACCAGGATGCGACCGCCGACGAGGAGGCTGATTATGAGGATGAggaggctgcggctgcggcggagtGA
- the LOC120667712 gene encoding endo-1,3;1,4-beta-D-glucanase-like — MYLLLEKGFEEAKPVIAALKEKGMSAIGAAGYCWSRIVVVELAKAHEIQAAVVLHPGPITVDDIKEPNYSTCYLTSEVKCPISILGAEIDHVSPPELIKQFEQVLSANSGVAHFVKIFPGVAHGWSVRYSHDDAAAVASAEEEMVDTIDWFNKNLK, encoded by the exons ATGTATCTTTTGCTAGAAAAAGGGTTTGAAGAGGCAAAACCAGTTATTGCTGCTCTAAAGGAGAAGGGAATGTCTGCTATTGGGGCTGCTGGTTACTGCTGGAGCA GAATTGTCGTTGTGGAGCTGGCAAAAGCTCATGAGATCCAGGCTGCTGTAGTATTGCACCCTGGGCCTATTACAGTTGATGATATTAAAG AACCTAACTATAGCACCTGCTACTTAACATCAGAGGTCAAGTGCCCGATTTCGATACTTGGAGCTGAGATCGATCATGTTTCTCCACCAGAATTAATCAAGCAATTCGAGCAGGTCCTTTCAGCAAACTCAGGA GTTGCTCACTTCGTAAAGATTTTCCCTGGTGTGGCACATGGGTGGAGCGTGAGATACAGCCATGATGATGCAGCTGCCGTGGCGAGTGCTGAGGAAGAGATGGTGGACACAATCGACTGGTTCAACAAGAACCTGAAATGA